One window of the Pseudomonas sp. S04 genome contains the following:
- the purL gene encoding phosphoribosylformylglycinamidine synthase, with the protein MLILRGAPALSAFRHSKLLEQLSQKVPAVTGLYAEFAHFAEVTGVLTGDEQQVLARLLKYGPSVPVQEPTGRLFLVLPRFGTISPWSSKASDIARNCGLAKIQRLERGIAFYVAGEFTDAQAQLIADGLHDRMTQIVLENLEQAGGLFSHSEPKPLTAIDVLGGGRAALETANVELGLALAEDEIDYLVNAFIGLKRNPHDIELMMFAQANSEHCRHKIFNASWDIDGESQEKSLFGMIKNTYVMHSEGVLSAYKDNASVIVGSVAGRFFPDPETRQYGAVQEPVHILMKVETHNHPTAIAPFPGASTGSGGEIRDEGATGRGAKPKAGLTGFTVSNLQIPGFEQPWEVPYGKPERIVTALDIMIEGPLGGAAFNNEFGRPALTGYFRTFEQSITTPHGDEVRGYHKPIMLAGGMGNIREEHVQKGEILVGSKLIVLGGPAMLIGLGGGAASSMATGTSSADLDFASVQRENPEMERRCQEVIDRCWQLGEHNPISFIHDVGAGGLSNAFPELVNDGDRGGRFELRNIPNDEPGMAPHEIWSNESQERYVLAVGPADFERFKAICERERCPFAVVGEATAEPQLTVTDSHFGNSPVDMPLEVLLGKAPRMHRSVVRENELGDDFDPSTLNIADCVERVLHHPAVASKSFLITIGDRTITGLVARDQMVGPWQVPVADVAVTATSFDVYTGEAMAMGERTPLALLDAPASGRMAIGETLTNIAASRIAKLSDIKLSANWMSAAGHPGEDARLYDTVKAVGMELCPELGITIPVGKDSMSMATRWNDEGVDKTVTSPMSLIVTGFAPVTDIRQTLTPQLRMDKGTTDLILIDLGRGQNRMGASILAQVHGKLGSQAPDVDDAEDLKAFFAVIQGLNADGHLLAYHDRSDGGLLTSTVEMAFAGHCGLSLNLDGLAETSADIAAILFNEELGAVIQVRQDATPDILAQFSAAGLGDCVSVIGQPMNNGEINITFNGDTVFEGQRRLLQRQWAETSYQIQRLRDNADCAEQEFDVLLEEDNPGLSVKLSFDVNQDIAAPYIKKGIRPQVAVLREQGVNGQVEMAAAFDRAGFSAIDVHMSDILAGRVDLNEFKGLVACGGFSYGDVLGAGEGWAKSALFNSRARDAFQGFFERNDSFTLGVCNGCQMMSNLHELIPGSEFWPHFVRNRSEQFEARVAMVQVQESNSIFLQGMAGSRMPIAIAHGEGHAEFSSEEALLEADLSGCVAMRFVDNHGKVTESYPANPNGSPRGITGLTSRDGRVTIMMPHPERVFRAVQNSWRSEEWNEDAPWMRMFRNARVWVN; encoded by the coding sequence ATGTTGATCCTGCGCGGCGCTCCTGCCCTTTCTGCCTTTCGCCACAGCAAACTCCTTGAGCAACTGAGCCAGAAGGTTCCAGCTGTCACTGGCCTGTATGCTGAATTCGCTCACTTCGCCGAAGTCACCGGCGTCCTGACCGGCGACGAACAGCAGGTGCTTGCGCGCCTTCTGAAGTACGGTCCTAGCGTTCCGGTACAGGAGCCGACCGGTCGTCTGTTCCTGGTGTTGCCGCGGTTTGGCACCATTTCGCCCTGGTCGAGCAAGGCCAGCGACATTGCCCGTAACTGCGGCCTGGCGAAAATCCAGCGCCTGGAGCGCGGTATTGCGTTCTATGTCGCCGGTGAGTTCACCGACGCCCAGGCCCAGCTGATTGCCGACGGCCTGCACGACCGCATGACCCAGATCGTCCTGGAGAACCTTGAACAGGCTGGCGGTCTGTTCAGTCACTCCGAGCCTAAGCCGCTGACGGCAATCGACGTTCTGGGTGGCGGTCGCGCCGCGCTGGAAACCGCCAACGTCGAGCTGGGCCTGGCCCTGGCCGAAGACGAGATCGACTACCTGGTCAACGCCTTCATCGGCCTCAAGCGCAACCCGCACGACATCGAACTGATGATGTTCGCCCAGGCGAACTCCGAGCACTGCCGCCACAAGATCTTCAACGCCAGTTGGGATATTGATGGTGAAAGCCAGGAAAAAAGCCTGTTCGGCATGATCAAGAACACCTACGTGATGCACAGCGAAGGTGTCCTGTCGGCCTACAAGGACAACGCCTCGGTGATCGTCGGCTCCGTTGCCGGGCGTTTTTTCCCGGACCCTGAAACCCGCCAGTACGGTGCGGTGCAGGAGCCGGTGCACATCCTGATGAAAGTCGAGACGCACAACCACCCGACGGCGATTGCCCCGTTCCCGGGCGCGTCCACCGGCTCCGGTGGCGAGATCCGCGACGAAGGCGCAACCGGTCGCGGCGCCAAGCCGAAGGCTGGCCTGACGGGCTTCACCGTATCCAACCTGCAGATCCCGGGCTTCGAACAGCCGTGGGAAGTGCCATACGGCAAGCCTGAGCGCATCGTCACCGCCCTCGACATCATGATCGAAGGCCCATTGGGCGGCGCAGCGTTCAACAACGAATTCGGTCGTCCGGCACTGACCGGTTACTTCCGTACCTTCGAACAATCCATCACCACGCCGCACGGTGATGAAGTGCGCGGGTACCACAAGCCGATCATGTTGGCCGGCGGCATGGGCAACATTCGTGAAGAGCACGTGCAAAAAGGCGAGATCCTCGTCGGCTCCAAGCTGATCGTGCTGGGTGGCCCGGCGATGCTGATCGGCCTGGGTGGCGGCGCCGCTTCCTCGATGGCCACCGGCACCAGCTCGGCAGACCTGGACTTCGCTTCGGTACAACGCGAAAACCCGGAAATGGAACGCCGTTGCCAGGAAGTCATCGACCGTTGCTGGCAGTTGGGTGAACACAACCCGATCAGCTTCATCCACGACGTGGGTGCGGGCGGCCTGTCCAACGCCTTCCCGGAACTGGTCAACGACGGCGACCGCGGTGGCCGTTTCGAATTGCGCAATATTCCAAACGACGAGCCGGGCATGGCCCCGCACGAAATCTGGAGCAACGAATCCCAGGAGCGTTACGTCCTGGCAGTCGGCCCGGCCGACTTCGAGCGCTTCAAGGCTATCTGCGAACGTGAGCGCTGCCCGTTTGCCGTGGTCGGCGAAGCCACTGCCGAACCACAGCTGACCGTGACTGACAGCCACTTCGGCAACAGCCCGGTGGACATGCCATTGGAAGTGCTGCTGGGCAAGGCTCCGCGCATGCACCGTTCGGTGGTTCGGGAAAACGAACTGGGTGATGATTTCGATCCGTCGACCCTGAACATCGCCGACTGTGTCGAGCGCGTCCTGCATCACCCGGCCGTGGCCAGCAAGAGCTTCCTGATCACCATTGGCGACCGCACCATCACCGGGCTCGTGGCCCGTGACCAAATGGTTGGCCCATGGCAGGTACCCGTGGCTGACGTGGCCGTGACCGCCACCAGCTTCGACGTCTACACCGGTGAAGCCATGGCGATGGGCGAGCGTACTCCGCTGGCCCTGCTGGACGCTCCGGCGTCGGGCCGCATGGCCATCGGCGAAACCCTGACCAACATCGCCGCTTCGCGCATCGCTAAGCTCTCCGACATCAAGTTGTCGGCGAACTGGATGTCGGCTGCCGGCCACCCGGGCGAAGACGCGCGTCTGTACGACACCGTGAAAGCGGTCGGTATGGAGCTGTGCCCAGAGCTGGGCATCACCATCCCAGTGGGCAAGGACTCGATGTCCATGGCCACTCGCTGGAACGACGAGGGCGTCGACAAGACCGTGACCTCGCCGATGTCGCTGATCGTCACCGGCTTTGCCCCAGTGACCGACATCCGCCAGACCCTGACCCCGCAACTGCGCATGGACAAGGGCACCACCGACCTGATCCTGATCGACCTGGGCCGTGGCCAGAACCGCATGGGCGCCTCGATCCTGGCCCAGGTTCACGGCAAGCTCGGCAGCCAGGCTCCGGACGTCGACGACGCCGAAGACCTGAAAGCCTTCTTCGCGGTGATCCAGGGCCTCAACGCCGACGGTCACTTGCTGGCTTACCACGACCGTTCCGACGGTGGCCTGTTGACCAGCACCGTGGAAATGGCGTTTGCCGGCCACTGCGGCCTGAGCCTCAACCTCGACGGTTTGGCGGAAACCTCGGCCGACATCGCCGCGATCCTGTTCAACGAAGAGCTGGGCGCGGTGATCCAGGTACGCCAGGACGCTACCCCGGACATCCTCGCGCAGTTCAGCGCTGCGGGCCTGGGCGACTGCGTGTCGGTGATCGGCCAGCCAATGAACAACGGCGAGATCAACATCACCTTCAACGGTGACACCGTGTTCGAAGGCCAGCGTCGCCTGCTGCAACGCCAGTGGGCCGAGACCAGCTATCAGATCCAGCGCCTGCGTGACAACGCCGACTGCGCCGAACAAGAGTTCGACGTGCTGCTGGAGGAAGACAACCCGGGCCTGAGCGTCAAGCTCAGCTTCGACGTCAACCAGGACATCGCCGCGCCTTACATCAAGAAAGGCATTCGCCCACAAGTTGCCGTACTGCGTGAGCAGGGCGTCAACGGCCAGGTGGAAATGGCGGCAGCGTTCGATCGTGCCGGTTTCAGCGCGATCGACGTGCACATGAGCGACATTCTGGCCGGCCGTGTCGACCTGAACGAGTTCAAGGGCCTGGTGGCCTGTGGCGGTTTCTCCTACGGCGACGTTCTCGGTGCCGGTGAAGGCTGGGCCAAGTCCGCGCTGTTCAACAGCCGTGCACGTGATGCGTTCCAGGGCTTCTTCGAGCGTAACGACAGCTTCACCCTCGGGGTGTGCAACGGTTGCCAGATGATGTCCAACCTGCACGAACTGATCCCGGGCAGCGAGTTCTGGCCGCACTTTGTGCGTAACCGTTCCGAGCAGTTCGAAGCCCGTGTGGCCATGGTCCAGGTCCAGGAGTCGAACTCGATCTTCCTGCAAGGCATGGCCGGTTCGCGCATGCCGATCGCCATTGCCCACGGCGAAGGTCATGCCGAGTTCTCCAGCGAAGAGGCGTTGCTGGAAGCTGATCTGTCGGGTTGCGTGGCGATGCGTTTCGTCGACAACCACGGCAAGGTTACCGAGAGCTACCCGGCCAACCCGAACGGTTCGCCGCGTGGGATCACCGGTTTGACCAGTCGTGACGGTCGCGTGACCATCATGATGCCGCACCCGGAGCGGGTATTCCGCGCTGTGCAGAACTCGTGGCGCTCGGAAGAGTGGAACGAAGATGCACCGTGGATGCGCATGTTCCGTAATGCTCGCGTGTGGGTGAACTAA
- a CDS encoding NGG1p interacting factor NIF3, with the protein MYKLSFFVPDSHVETVKTAVFAAGGGRIGLYDSCAWQVLGQGQFRAMDGSQPFIGQVGQVEVVEEWKVELVVADELIVAVVAALKLNHPYETPAYEVWQLADF; encoded by the coding sequence GTGTACAAGCTCAGCTTCTTTGTGCCCGACAGCCATGTAGAGACGGTGAAAACCGCCGTCTTTGCAGCCGGTGGCGGGCGCATCGGCCTCTACGACAGTTGTGCCTGGCAGGTGTTGGGCCAGGGCCAGTTCCGGGCGATGGACGGCAGTCAGCCGTTTATCGGCCAGGTCGGTCAGGTCGAAGTGGTCGAGGAATGGAAGGTTGAGCTGGTGGTGGCCGATGAGCTGATCGTCGCGGTAGTGGCTGCGTTGAAGCTCAACCATCCCTATGAGACACCGGCTTATGAGGTGTGGCAGCTAGCGGATTTCTGA
- a CDS encoding membrane-targeted effector domain-containing toxin produces MNTASPRTSTSFDEIKGYLNQIGQYLFQVETPWIPESQPSAEQRYLNRLNGLIQTSRQQYLDKARAHYQPLKDSNLHSEEGQQLLTTLKSTLNDHLLELDLRHQIDAKPRKSFMTYDAGFTALEHEARLGVQDRLLHPQEAAIVERAPLFPTLRPGLYALQFSYQENSVELAGAFVVTEKNSPQASDLSTAQDVGQVLLFTPARGIESFDSLALLDNHLLQSLDHPSGQREFKALLPVRYHALSAAGIWPLQLSPIVDKPLFEHTDGALIDRRTQDIDHALSLVDNPAQDPAHVINALDQAITAAMPDLTARLELRAQTLLERCLRYSAPDWYRSASEAARATLAEHLNGYNQARQTLLNLLAPATTPQSLARHQWLERLSDELDIHDLEPEHLQLSTRRFVANVGHYDHQRNLIELALRGLHSGDESRGSPFRTQTTLTYNDAPLPEAYQDVTPTWLAQQMTSLQPRIDFANVQRALHARAEVSTAIEQMLDRRINALAYTAVLQGHISEDDFQLIQHLRQGTDPRLNADTLGASSLALHDAQLLDLWVLRRTNASGTVDRILLCTPEAPREQQFHAFDTELACQQHILGWTLGNGLNPPPGSLTDYLITRLPLRFRNSMKNVLSGLTFKFHAQEYKEVAFINTGTHAECLKSMARHVLVTRIDDYAFSTPGWYRSTTHESRRILATRAENAEGALDAYSAHPLSETQFPDFNAFLHENAKRRLNEMLGRPRNDVDPDTVWVYSPASLVGTPDSPPMTYTRLYRDGYADGVGFLDEKFSRSATFKGPEGIDLRALTAEKVARSVTGAWIGERYIDKVRSELLKPDDSAYAFRRDAVLAIIQQQLLSAALESRLKGDIANVDLQWLEQSISSMADTSQATRGTYAIHRLLVDGDWVIDNYLFSHGTNPVLLYTPQAPDGVSFREARQFNYLLKKTPGMIAYFTNRVGVSSQVRVRQFLEEARQGLPEDLDSSSTSPARYDSTRTVPPISDLRQALYNMKLQRKIDDVYATTVNRTQMITGILWTCVEWGVAIATAPFPLLSLSTGLLLAFKDAMLALHAYHQGDTAAALEHFAGYLLNSAGAVLTDLRPALRSLKPLGKLARLPAAKAEPVRAMKLIKALEPAQPTPVGMQSVIFEGQHLWAPNTPDVIGRYLLYRLDPASGKLVSTTRVAAPNAEGVWKRTGVSGGAPEYEALPETPKPLSVYEMPEKKWRDLVPVLDPQVRSTLLRLNTEYDMPPGSILGSAADSMKSLHGIYVQQVERLTTDARNFFTFLDPLPPPAAVPPVEASTSLAQLIDSDAFAGNKNLIIGAVPGSIASKQVLIEQMDALVAKGFKRLYLEYLPGDVFRPKLEKLNKGKSWLNIKKHLQTIDTAFGFAEDADFSYVALVRTAQEKKIQIKALDATTSYQLDDSMTMLGTSPSTTPRDNSLRNFYSHKVIQADVADAPDERWIALVDQSRLRTFNETPGLADLQNAVALRIDDVGLDQPVGIWVDTPGSITGDALAKGDYRMSLQTPYKAPAPLQAVAAPGAQHFDNFDIPGAMRDEIDHQSQNRYGLDSRYRPQGQESGKAFDMFVALRKRLKSEAERYFTEYVAPAKPTLPEITAATTPESFLKQIVDGPYPGLILGEAHGQQSCKAFLRTQMKKLSELKFETLYVEHLWTDLHQAQLDAFFESQHLTGQLKAFLKSQDAGHMPFYTGPNTYSEVYQAAAKYKIRIKALDCAASYNLKGISDGDETRASMFNYFATQVIQADQAARGPHKWIAFVGNSHANRYMGVPGLAETLGTVSLNIRDAAPTLSKRIHHSAWETITTKPGWPALRCDFDLDEGVAGMKIPAPFTPVDRSKLSEAGYFLIERPSRLETNLVHRSSTGEIISTPIQVDDKGLFFIDRWGKRDQRFLHQFTLIEMLKADVHLRPAP; encoded by the coding sequence ATGAATACTGCCAGCCCCCGTACCTCCACGTCATTTGACGAAATCAAAGGCTATCTCAACCAGATCGGCCAGTACCTGTTTCAGGTTGAAACTCCCTGGATCCCCGAAAGCCAACCGTCGGCCGAACAACGCTACCTCAATCGCTTGAACGGCCTGATCCAGACGAGCCGCCAGCAATATCTCGACAAGGCCCGTGCCCACTATCAGCCATTGAAAGACAGCAACCTGCACAGCGAGGAAGGGCAGCAACTGCTCACCACCCTCAAGTCCACGCTCAATGACCATCTGCTGGAACTCGATCTGCGCCACCAGATTGACGCTAAGCCACGCAAGTCCTTCATGACCTACGATGCCGGGTTCACCGCGCTGGAGCACGAAGCCAGGCTCGGCGTTCAAGACCGTCTGCTCCACCCGCAGGAAGCCGCCATAGTGGAGCGGGCACCGCTGTTCCCGACCCTGCGCCCGGGCCTGTATGCCTTGCAGTTCAGTTATCAGGAAAACAGCGTTGAGTTGGCTGGCGCCTTTGTCGTCACGGAAAAAAACAGCCCGCAGGCAAGCGACTTGAGCACGGCGCAAGACGTGGGCCAGGTTCTACTGTTCACCCCGGCACGCGGCATCGAATCCTTTGACTCCCTGGCCCTGCTCGACAACCACCTGTTGCAGAGCCTGGATCACCCCAGCGGCCAGCGTGAATTCAAAGCGTTGCTGCCGGTGCGCTATCACGCACTGAGCGCCGCCGGTATCTGGCCACTGCAATTGTCGCCCATCGTCGACAAACCGTTGTTCGAGCACACCGACGGCGCGCTGATCGACAGGCGTACCCAGGATATCGACCACGCCTTGAGCCTTGTGGATAACCCGGCCCAAGACCCGGCGCACGTGATCAATGCCCTGGACCAGGCCATCACCGCCGCCATGCCCGACCTCACGGCCCGCCTGGAGCTCCGAGCGCAGACCCTGCTTGAGCGCTGCTTGCGCTACAGCGCACCCGACTGGTATCGCAGCGCCAGCGAAGCCGCCCGGGCCACGCTGGCGGAACATCTCAATGGCTATAACCAGGCCCGACAGACCCTGCTGAACCTGCTGGCTCCCGCCACAACCCCCCAGAGCCTGGCTCGCCATCAATGGCTTGAGCGCCTGAGCGACGAGCTGGATATCCATGACCTGGAACCGGAGCACTTACAGCTCAGCACCCGTCGTTTCGTGGCTAACGTCGGCCACTACGATCACCAGCGGAACCTGATCGAACTGGCCCTGCGCGGCCTGCATAGCGGTGACGAAAGCAGGGGTTCCCCCTTCCGGACCCAAACCACCCTCACCTACAACGACGCGCCATTGCCCGAGGCCTACCAGGACGTGACACCCACCTGGCTCGCGCAGCAGATGACCAGTCTGCAACCGCGCATCGACTTTGCCAATGTGCAACGGGCACTGCATGCCCGAGCCGAAGTCAGTACCGCCATCGAACAGATGCTCGACCGACGCATTAACGCGCTGGCCTACACCGCCGTCCTGCAAGGCCACATAAGCGAAGACGACTTCCAGTTGATCCAGCACCTGCGCCAAGGCACCGACCCTCGACTCAACGCCGACACTCTCGGCGCCAGCTCGCTTGCGCTGCACGATGCGCAACTTCTGGATCTCTGGGTGCTGCGCCGCACAAATGCCAGCGGCACAGTCGACCGTATCCTGCTGTGCACACCCGAAGCACCGCGTGAGCAGCAGTTTCATGCCTTCGACACGGAGCTGGCGTGCCAGCAGCACATCCTCGGCTGGACGCTGGGCAATGGCCTCAATCCCCCTCCCGGCAGCCTGACCGACTACTTGATCACCCGCCTGCCCTTGCGCTTTCGCAACAGCATGAAAAACGTACTGAGCGGGCTGACCTTCAAGTTTCACGCCCAGGAGTACAAAGAGGTCGCCTTCATCAACACCGGTACCCACGCCGAATGCCTCAAATCGATGGCGCGTCATGTACTGGTCACGCGTATAGACGACTACGCGTTCAGCACACCGGGCTGGTATCGCTCGACCACCCACGAGAGCAGAAGAATACTCGCGACACGGGCTGAAAATGCCGAGGGCGCCCTGGATGCCTACAGCGCACATCCCTTGTCTGAAACCCAATTCCCCGACTTCAACGCCTTTTTGCATGAAAACGCCAAACGGCGATTGAACGAAATGCTCGGTCGCCCTCGAAACGATGTGGACCCGGACACGGTCTGGGTTTACTCGCCAGCATCGCTGGTCGGCACTCCCGATTCCCCGCCCATGACGTACACCCGGCTCTATCGTGATGGCTATGCCGACGGCGTGGGTTTTCTCGATGAAAAGTTTTCCCGTTCGGCAACCTTCAAAGGGCCAGAAGGTATCGATCTGCGCGCCCTGACAGCCGAAAAGGTCGCACGCTCGGTAACCGGTGCCTGGATTGGCGAGCGCTACATCGACAAGGTCAGGAGCGAGCTGTTGAAGCCGGACGACTCCGCCTATGCCTTCCGACGTGATGCAGTACTGGCCATCATCCAGCAACAACTGCTCAGCGCCGCCCTGGAGTCCAGGCTCAAGGGGGACATCGCCAACGTCGACCTGCAATGGCTTGAGCAAAGCATCTCCAGCATGGCCGACACTTCGCAGGCAACCCGAGGGACCTACGCCATCCATCGCTTGCTGGTGGACGGTGACTGGGTCATCGATAACTACCTGTTCAGCCACGGCACAAACCCCGTGCTGCTTTACACGCCGCAGGCACCCGACGGGGTCAGTTTTCGCGAGGCCAGGCAGTTCAATTACCTGCTCAAGAAAACGCCCGGCATGATTGCCTACTTCACAAATCGGGTCGGCGTGTCCTCTCAAGTGCGGGTCCGCCAGTTTCTGGAAGAGGCCCGCCAAGGGCTGCCCGAAGACCTGGACAGCAGCAGTACCAGCCCGGCGCGTTACGACTCAACGCGCACAGTGCCGCCGATATCCGACCTGCGCCAGGCGCTGTACAACATGAAGCTGCAACGCAAGATCGATGATGTGTACGCCACCACCGTCAATCGCACACAGATGATTACCGGTATTCTCTGGACCTGCGTGGAATGGGGCGTGGCCATTGCCACCGCACCATTCCCGCTCCTGAGCTTGAGTACCGGCCTGCTGCTGGCCTTCAAAGACGCCATGCTCGCGCTGCACGCCTACCATCAGGGCGATACCGCCGCAGCCCTTGAGCACTTCGCGGGCTACTTGCTCAACAGTGCCGGAGCCGTACTGACAGACCTGCGTCCGGCATTACGCTCACTCAAACCCCTCGGCAAACTGGCACGCCTGCCCGCTGCCAAGGCAGAGCCGGTACGGGCAATGAAGTTGATCAAAGCGCTGGAGCCTGCGCAGCCGACGCCAGTGGGCATGCAATCGGTGATCTTCGAGGGGCAACACCTTTGGGCCCCCAACACGCCGGATGTCATTGGCCGCTACTTGCTGTATCGCCTCGACCCTGCCAGCGGGAAATTGGTCTCGACCACGCGTGTGGCCGCACCGAACGCCGAAGGCGTCTGGAAACGTACAGGGGTTTCCGGTGGGGCTCCGGAGTACGAAGCACTGCCTGAAACGCCCAAGCCGCTTAGTGTCTATGAGATGCCCGAGAAAAAATGGCGTGACCTTGTGCCTGTCCTGGACCCACAGGTACGGAGCACTTTGCTCCGCTTGAACACCGAGTATGATATGCCCCCCGGCTCCATATTGGGCTCTGCCGCAGACAGTATGAAATCGCTGCACGGTATTTACGTGCAACAAGTCGAACGCCTGACCACGGACGCGCGGAATTTTTTCACCTTCCTCGATCCGCTCCCCCCACCTGCTGCCGTCCCGCCCGTTGAGGCCAGTACTTCATTGGCGCAGCTGATCGACAGCGACGCCTTTGCCGGCAACAAAAATCTGATTATCGGTGCAGTGCCAGGCTCCATCGCCAGCAAACAGGTGTTGATCGAACAGATGGACGCGTTGGTCGCGAAAGGCTTCAAGCGCTTGTACCTGGAATACCTGCCGGGGGATGTCTTCAGGCCGAAGCTTGAAAAGCTCAACAAAGGCAAGTCCTGGCTGAACATCAAGAAGCATCTGCAGACCATCGACACAGCCTTCGGCTTCGCCGAGGACGCGGACTTCTCTTATGTCGCCCTCGTGCGCACGGCCCAAGAGAAGAAAATCCAGATCAAGGCCCTGGACGCGACCACCTCCTATCAACTGGATGACTCCATGACGATGCTGGGTACCTCGCCCTCCACCACACCACGGGACAACAGCCTGAGAAACTTCTACTCCCATAAAGTCATCCAGGCCGATGTGGCCGATGCCCCGGATGAGCGTTGGATCGCGCTGGTGGATCAGTCGCGCTTGAGGACCTTCAATGAAACACCTGGCCTGGCCGACCTGCAAAACGCCGTCGCCCTGCGCATCGACGATGTCGGGTTGGATCAACCGGTGGGCATCTGGGTGGACACCCCTGGCTCGATAACCGGTGACGCGCTAGCCAAAGGCGACTATCGCATGAGCCTGCAAACCCCCTATAAAGCCCCTGCCCCCCTCCAGGCTGTTGCTGCCCCCGGCGCTCAACATTTCGATAATTTTGATATTCCCGGCGCGATGAGGGACGAGATTGATCACCAGTCCCAGAACCGATATGGCCTGGACTCTCGTTACCGCCCACAGGGACAAGAAAGCGGCAAAGCATTCGACATGTTTGTCGCACTGCGAAAGCGCTTGAAGAGTGAAGCCGAGCGCTATTTCACCGAGTACGTGGCGCCCGCAAAGCCAACACTTCCCGAGATAACGGCGGCCACCACGCCCGAATCGTTCCTCAAACAAATCGTCGATGGCCCCTATCCAGGGCTGATACTGGGTGAGGCTCACGGCCAGCAATCGTGCAAGGCGTTCCTACGAACCCAGATGAAAAAGCTCAGTGAGCTGAAATTCGAGACCCTCTACGTGGAACACCTGTGGACGGATCTGCACCAGGCACAGTTGGATGCGTTCTTTGAGTCTCAGCACCTGACCGGCCAGCTCAAGGCCTTCCTGAAAAGCCAGGATGCCGGCCACATGCCGTTCTACACGGGACCCAATACCTACTCGGAGGTCTACCAGGCCGCCGCCAAGTACAAGATTCGCATCAAGGCCCTGGACTGCGCCGCCAGCTATAACCTCAAGGGCATCTCCGACGGCGATGAAACCCGCGCCAGCATGTTCAACTACTTCGCCACCCAGGTCATTCAGGCCGACCAGGCTGCACGTGGGCCACACAAATGGATTGCCTTCGTCGGCAATAGCCACGCCAATCGTTACATGGGGGTGCCTGGGTTGGCGGAAACACTGGGCACAGTCAGTTTGAATATCAGGGACGCCGCGCCCACGCTGAGCAAAAGGATTCACCACAGTGCCTGGGAGACCATCACCACTAAACCTGGCTGGCCCGCGCTACGGTGCGACTTCGACCTGGATGAAGGGGTGGCGGGCATGAAAATACCAGCCCCCTTTACCCCCGTCGACCGTTCGAAATTGAGCGAGGCCGGGTACTTCCTGATCGAGCGCCCCTCCCGCCTTGAAACCAACCTGGTGCACCGCTCCAGTACCGGGGAAATTATCTCCACCCCGATCCAGGTGGACGACAAAGGTCTGTTTTTTATTGATCGTTGGGGCAAGCGCGATCAACGCTTCCTGCACCAGTTCACCTTGATCGAAATGCTTAAAGCGGATGTACACCTGAGGCCCGCACCGTAA